A genomic stretch from Dyella sp. M7H15-1 includes:
- the tnpA gene encoding IS200/IS605 family transposase has translation MKEYQSLSHARWDCKYRVVFIPKRRKKQVFGELRKHLGEVFHELASHKESQIVEGHLMSDHIHMCISIPPKYAVSNVVGYLKGKSAITIARKFGGRNRNFTGESFWARGYFVSTVGLDEAMVRAYIRNQEQEDERYDQMKLGV, from the coding sequence ATGAAAGAGTATCAAAGCTTGAGTCATGCCCGTTGGGACTGTAAGTACCGCGTGGTGTTCATTCCCAAGCGGAGAAAGAAGCAGGTGTTTGGAGAGTTACGCAAGCACTTGGGCGAGGTCTTCCACGAGTTGGCTTCGCACAAGGAATCGCAGATTGTGGAAGGCCACCTGATGAGCGACCACATTCACATGTGCATCAGCATTCCGCCGAAGTATGCAGTGTCGAACGTGGTGGGTTACCTCAAGGGTAAGAGTGCCATCACCATTGCGCGCAAGTTCGGAGGACGGAATCGAAACTTCACTGGGGAGTCGTTTTGGGCACGAGGCTATTTCGTCTCGACGGTGGGCTTGGACGAAGCGATGGTGAGGGCATACATCCGAAACCAAGAGCAAGAGGATGAACGTTACGACCAGATGAAGCTGGGCGTGTAG
- a CDS encoding MarR family transcriptional regulator, with product MGETATISELSSHLGYWMRFVSNHVSNSFSRKLESEGVTVAEWVLMRELYDAHSMSPSHLADRLGMTRGAITRLADRLIGKSLVTRNAHPEDGRAQILALTRHGRKLVPKFASIADANDIEFFGKLPPNDRESLMRILIKIVDQHELKIVPID from the coding sequence ATGGGTGAAACAGCAACCATTTCTGAATTGTCGTCGCATCTTGGCTACTGGATGCGGTTTGTCTCCAATCACGTGTCGAATTCTTTCTCACGAAAGCTCGAGAGCGAAGGAGTGACTGTTGCTGAGTGGGTACTGATGCGAGAGCTCTATGATGCTCATTCCATGTCGCCGAGCCATCTTGCGGATAGGCTGGGAATGACGCGGGGAGCAATAACTCGGCTAGCAGACCGATTGATTGGCAAGTCACTCGTCACACGTAATGCCCATCCGGAAGATGGGAGAGCGCAGATCTTGGCTTTAACGCGTCATGGCCGCAAACTCGTGCCGAAATTTGCTTCAATAGCTGACGCAAACGATATCGAGTTTTTTGGGAAATTACCGCCAAATGATCGCGAGTCGCTGATGCGTATTCTCATAAAAATTGTCGACCAGCATGAGCTCAAGATTGTGCCCATAGATTGA
- a CDS encoding DUF1398 family protein: MNIRSIVEECTRSSEDDSINFPDQLKKLAAAGVEGYYADLRNSKRTYYLSDGETIEVSTAKVGVPVTTTFNAKTVGEAIRLSQSGAHTYREFCEKVMKAGCASYLVSLLGRKVVYLARSGESHVEYFPSGK; encoded by the coding sequence ATGAATATCCGTTCCATCGTTGAAGAATGCACCAGAAGCTCCGAAGATGACAGTATTAATTTTCCGGATCAACTCAAGAAACTCGCTGCAGCCGGAGTGGAGGGGTACTATGCGGACCTTCGAAACTCGAAAAGAACTTATTATCTGTCTGACGGCGAGACCATTGAAGTATCGACTGCCAAAGTCGGAGTTCCAGTGACTACGACGTTCAATGCAAAAACCGTAGGGGAAGCCATCCGGTTGTCGCAGTCTGGCGCACATACCTATCGGGAGTTCTGCGAGAAGGTCATGAAGGCAGGGTGTGCGAGCTATCTCGTTTCGCTATTGGGACGTAAAGTGGTGTACTTGGCCCGGTCCGGTGAAAGTCATGTTGAATACTTCCCATCCGGAAAGTAG
- a CDS encoding ShET2/EspL2 family type III secretion system effector toxin codes for MAQNLMTTCSKKHTYPPARLNGQATFPGVPGIQREYIECRHLAAQYIYDSLHNEAGKVDLSHFSSVNQIAQHVKTGGTEADCEKMLRDAQEAYLIKTDDLGKLLKDQFQQIENESQNGAGVRSLMVTSTNHAMAIRLRVKQHPQDVQKKIYVVKFYDPNFTDTTVRCEVDNIDKLNTQTLRQYIDGDGQHDPHYQRYFDSYEDCVMVHVCSRQAPEQSPLQISQGMALTCRYEELSPIVMWHLLRNNLAGELVKLFEKFTRLDAARQVKLLAAKSPIKIPGLFIALECGCAEAIRAYGTLLKQVPEKTLVWHIITLLKAKGPDGTSGLYFALQNGHAEAIQAYGELLRLVPEEALAYSLADMLKVKHKYGVSALDVARRLGHDKAIQAYEAVVDEFCGVAANGVSQK; via the coding sequence GTGGCTCAGAATCTTATGACGACATGCTCTAAAAAGCATACATACCCGCCAGCTCGCCTAAACGGTCAGGCTACCTTTCCCGGAGTACCCGGCATACAGCGGGAATACATCGAATGCCGCCACTTAGCGGCTCAATATATCTACGACAGCTTGCATAACGAAGCTGGCAAAGTCGATTTAAGCCATTTCAGTTCTGTCAATCAAATCGCTCAACATGTGAAAACAGGTGGGACCGAAGCCGATTGTGAAAAGATGCTGCGAGATGCTCAAGAAGCATACCTGATCAAGACTGATGATTTGGGTAAGTTGCTGAAGGATCAATTCCAACAAATAGAAAACGAGTCGCAGAACGGCGCCGGTGTGCGTAGCCTTATGGTCACGTCGACCAATCATGCGATGGCCATTCGATTGCGTGTGAAACAGCATCCGCAGGATGTCCAGAAAAAAATCTATGTCGTGAAGTTTTATGATCCCAACTTTACCGACACCACCGTGCGTTGCGAGGTCGATAACATAGACAAGTTAAACACCCAGACCTTACGACAATATATCGACGGGGATGGTCAACATGATCCGCACTACCAGCGCTATTTTGATAGTTATGAAGACTGTGTGATGGTGCATGTGTGCAGCCGTCAGGCACCTGAGCAGTCGCCGTTGCAAATAAGCCAAGGGATGGCGTTGACCTGTCGCTATGAAGAACTCTCACCAATAGTGATGTGGCACCTGTTAAGAAATAACCTCGCGGGGGAGCTGGTCAAGCTGTTTGAGAAGTTCACTAGGTTAGATGCGGCAAGGCAAGTAAAACTACTCGCTGCAAAAAGTCCGATCAAAATACCAGGGCTTTTCATAGCCTTGGAATGTGGCTGTGCTGAGGCGATCCGCGCATACGGGACATTACTCAAGCAAGTGCCTGAAAAAACCCTCGTCTGGCACATCATCACATTGCTTAAAGCAAAAGGTCCGGATGGTACGTCGGGGCTTTATTTCGCCTTGCAAAACGGCCATGCCGAGGCGATCCAGGCATATGGGGAATTACTCAGGCTAGTACCAGAGGAAGCTCTAGCCTATTCCCTCGCCGATATGCTCAAAGTAAAACATAAGTATGGTGTGTCGGCGCTTGATGTGGCCCGGCGATTAGGCCATGACAAAGCAATCCAGGCATACGAGGCTGTTGTGGACGAGTTTTGTGGGGTGGCCGCTAATGGGGTGTCTCAAAAATAA
- a CDS encoding IS5 family transposase (programmed frameshift), with translation MESSVTAAYRRHDISDEKWGLLEPHLPGQAGRWGRVAKDNRQFINAVFWILRTGAPWRDLPPEYGDWKNTHRRFCRWRDNGTWEGLLERVMDEPDFEWLMIDASHCKVHPHAAGARGGNQGIGPHKRGRNTKIHLAVDAHGMPVRILVTEGTRADCSQAAELIKDIPAEHLMADKGYDSDAIVEQAHEQGMQAHIPPRKNRKEPRDYDTYLYRHRHLVENAFLYLKQWRGVATRYAKNLSSFLAAVQIRCLVMWLRIL, from the exons ATGGAATCCTCTGTGACTGCAGCCTATCGACGCCATGACATTTCCGATGAAAAATGGGGTTTGCTTGAACCCCATTTGCCGGGTCAAGCGGGCCGATGGGGGCGTGTAGCCAAAGATAATCGGCAATTCATCAACGCAGTGTTCTGGATACTTCGCACCGGAGCGCCGTGGCGAGATTTACCACCCGAGTACGGCGATTGGAAGAATACCCATCGGCGCTTTTGTCGCTGGCGCGATAACGGCACATGGGAAGGTCTGTTGGAACGTGTGATGGATGAGCCGGACTTTGAGTGGCTGATGATCGATGCCAGTCACTGCAAGGTTCATCCTCATGCAGCGGGAGCTCGTGGCGGCAATCAGGGCATAGGTC CTCACAAAAGGGGGCGCAACACCAAGATACATTTGGCCGTGGATGCGCATGGTATGCCAGTCCGAATTCTTGTTACAGAGGGTACCCGGGCAGATTGTTCGCAGGCTGCGGAACTGATCAAAGACATTCCTGCTGAGCATCTCATGGCCGACAAAGGTTATGACAGTGATGCCATTGTTGAGCAGGCTCATGAGCAAGGCATGCAGGCGCATATTCCGCCACGTAAAAACCGAAAAGAGCCGCGCGACTACGACACGTACCTGTATCGTCATCGCCACCTGGTTGAGAATGCGTTTTTGTACCTGAAACAGTGGCGTGGTGTGGCGACACGCTACGCGAAGAATCTGTCCTCTTTCCTTGCCGCTGTGCAAATTCGCTGCCTCGTCATGTGGCTCAGAATCTTATGA
- the glmS gene encoding glutamine--fructose-6-phosphate transaminase (isomerizing), which produces MCGIVAAAAQRDVAPLLIAGLKALEYRGYDSAGLAVLDGGQVRRVRAKGKVREMEALYLADPLPGGAGIAHTRWATHGVPNEANAHPHMIGRVTLVHNGIIENYATLRTELQAKGYVFTSETDTEVMAALIDVNISKGMNLREAVLATVRELDGAYAIAVMSRDEPGCVVGARRGAPLLVGVGIGEHFLGSDAQALIKVTNKIIYLDEDDVVEITRENAQIYTLDGKPVQRVMHESELSADAVERGEYRHYMQKEIFEQPRAVADTLEARINAHGVLPNIFGVGGEELLAKVKGLHIIACGTSYHAGMVAKYWIEEYARLPVNVEVASEYRYREAVVPEGTLFIAISQSGETADTLAAMRESRRRGYLGTLAICNVPESSVVREADLKLMTRAGPEIGVASTKAFTTQLSALALLTLHLSRQQGMDGVQHSELCAQLLHLPRSIEDALKLEPQIIELAERFVHRRHALFLGRGAHYPVALEGSLKLKEISYIHAEAYPAGELKHGPLALVDEDMPVVAVAPNGPLLDKLKSNLQEVRARGGELIVFADAVAHIDGNATRGVVLRIDGSGEFIAPAVFTVPLQLLAYHVAVLRGTDVDQPRNLAKSVTVE; this is translated from the coding sequence ATGTGTGGAATCGTTGCCGCTGCCGCCCAACGTGATGTAGCGCCACTGCTCATCGCCGGCCTCAAAGCGCTGGAGTACCGCGGTTACGATTCGGCCGGCTTGGCCGTACTGGACGGAGGGCAAGTCCGCCGCGTACGTGCCAAAGGCAAAGTGCGCGAAATGGAAGCCCTGTATCTCGCCGATCCTCTGCCCGGTGGTGCCGGCATCGCACATACTCGCTGGGCCACGCACGGCGTACCCAACGAAGCCAACGCACACCCGCATATGATTGGCCGCGTCACACTGGTGCATAACGGCATCATCGAGAACTACGCGACGCTGCGCACCGAGCTGCAAGCCAAGGGTTATGTCTTCACCTCCGAAACCGATACGGAAGTGATGGCCGCGCTGATCGACGTCAACATCAGCAAAGGCATGAACCTGCGCGAGGCCGTACTCGCCACGGTGCGTGAACTCGACGGCGCCTACGCCATCGCCGTGATGAGCCGCGATGAACCTGGCTGTGTCGTCGGTGCGCGTCGCGGTGCGCCGTTACTGGTCGGCGTAGGTATCGGTGAACACTTCCTGGGCTCCGATGCACAGGCACTCATCAAAGTCACCAACAAAATCATCTATCTTGACGAAGACGACGTGGTCGAGATCACCCGCGAAAACGCGCAGATTTACACCCTCGACGGTAAGCCGGTCCAGCGCGTTATGCACGAGAGCGAACTCTCCGCCGACGCGGTGGAGCGCGGCGAATACCGCCACTACATGCAGAAGGAAATCTTCGAACAGCCACGCGCCGTTGCCGACACGCTCGAAGCACGCATCAACGCTCATGGCGTGCTACCGAACATCTTCGGCGTCGGTGGCGAAGAACTGCTAGCGAAAGTGAAAGGTCTGCACATCATCGCCTGTGGCACCAGCTATCACGCTGGCATGGTCGCCAAATATTGGATCGAAGAATACGCACGCCTGCCGGTGAATGTAGAAGTCGCCAGCGAATACCGCTATCGCGAAGCTGTGGTGCCGGAAGGCACGCTCTTCATCGCCATTTCCCAATCGGGCGAAACCGCCGACACCCTTGCCGCCATGCGCGAATCGCGCCGCCGTGGCTATCTCGGGACTCTCGCCATCTGCAATGTGCCCGAATCATCCGTAGTACGCGAAGCTGACCTGAAATTGATGACGCGCGCCGGTCCGGAAATTGGCGTAGCCTCCACCAAAGCCTTCACCACCCAGCTTAGTGCACTCGCACTGCTCACCTTGCATCTATCCAGGCAGCAGGGCATGGATGGCGTGCAGCACAGCGAACTGTGCGCACAACTGCTGCATCTGCCACGTTCGATCGAAGACGCCTTGAAGCTTGAGCCGCAAATCATCGAGCTGGCCGAGCGTTTCGTGCACCGCCGCCACGCATTGTTCCTCGGGCGTGGCGCGCATTATCCAGTGGCACTGGAAGGCTCGCTCAAGCTCAAGGAAATTTCCTATATCCACGCCGAAGCTTATCCGGCGGGTGAACTCAAACACGGGCCGTTGGCGCTGGTCGACGAAGACATGCCAGTGGTAGCCGTGGCACCGAATGGCCCGCTGCTAGACAAGCTCAAGTCCAATCTGCAGGAAGTGCGTGCACGCGGCGGCGAGCTGATTGTTTTTGCCGACGCTGTTGCGCATATTGATGGCAACGCCACGCGCGGTGTCGTGTTGCGCATCGACGGTAGCGGCGAATTCATCGCGCCAGCTGTGTTTACCGTGCCGCTGCAATTGCTGGCTTATCACGTCGCTGTGTTGCGTGGCACGGATGTGGATCAGCCACGTAATCTCGCGAAATCCGTCACGGTGGAGTAG
- a CDS encoding cystathionine beta-synthase, with amino-acid sequence MTVNASVLELIGNTPIVRAQRLDTGRCELFLKLESANPGGSIKDRIGLSMIEGAEKTGKIKPGATLVEGTAGNTGLGLALVAQAKGYRLILVVPDKMSREKIFNLKAMGAEVVLTRSDVAKGHPEYYQDMAERLARETPGAYFINQFGNPDNPKAHIETTGPEILKQMDGKVDAVVVGCGSSGTLSGLSNYFAEASPDTELVLADPVGSILAQYINEGVLSTKSGSWMVEGIGEDFLPSISDFTRVKKAYAISDKESFLAARELLAKEGVLGGSSTGTLLSAALKYCREQTEPKRVVTLVCDTGNKYLSKMYNDYWMLDNGFIEREQHGDLRDLLLRPFAQRDTVVIGPNELLMTAYTRMKLYDVSQLPVMDGNRLVGILDESDVLMHVHADEARFRDSVSTAMIIDLQILDVRSPIQSLLPVFDRGHVAIVMDDEQFLGLITRIDLLNYLRRKVH; translated from the coding sequence ATGACGGTCAATGCAAGTGTCCTCGAGCTGATTGGTAACACCCCCATAGTGCGCGCTCAACGCCTGGATACCGGGCGTTGCGAGCTGTTCCTGAAACTGGAAAGCGCGAACCCGGGTGGCTCGATCAAGGATCGCATTGGCCTGTCGATGATCGAAGGCGCCGAAAAGACCGGCAAGATCAAACCTGGCGCGACCTTGGTGGAAGGCACCGCCGGCAATACCGGCCTGGGTCTGGCGCTGGTGGCACAGGCCAAAGGCTACCGCCTGATCCTGGTGGTGCCAGACAAGATGAGCCGCGAGAAAATCTTCAACCTCAAGGCCATGGGCGCCGAAGTGGTGCTGACCCGCTCCGACGTGGCCAAGGGTCACCCGGAGTATTACCAGGACATGGCCGAACGCCTCGCACGCGAAACGCCCGGCGCGTATTTCATCAACCAGTTTGGCAACCCGGACAACCCCAAGGCGCACATCGAAACCACCGGCCCGGAAATCCTCAAGCAGATGGATGGCAAGGTCGATGCGGTGGTGGTCGGCTGCGGTTCCTCCGGCACGCTCAGCGGCTTGTCCAACTATTTCGCCGAAGCCTCGCCGGACACCGAACTGGTGCTGGCCGATCCAGTGGGCTCCATCCTGGCGCAATACATTAATGAAGGTGTGCTCTCCACCAAATCCGGTAGTTGGATGGTCGAAGGCATCGGCGAAGATTTCCTGCCTAGCATCAGCGACTTCACCCGTGTCAAAAAGGCTTATGCGATTTCCGACAAGGAAAGCTTCCTCGCCGCGCGCGAACTGCTGGCGAAGGAAGGTGTGCTAGGTGGTTCGTCCACCGGCACCCTGCTGTCGGCGGCCCTGAAGTATTGCCGCGAACAGACCGAACCCAAACGGGTCGTAACCCTGGTGTGTGACACGGGCAACAAGTACCTGTCGAAGATGTACAACGACTATTGGATGCTTGACAACGGTTTTATCGAACGTGAACAACATGGGGATCTGCGCGACCTGCTGCTGCGCCCCTTCGCCCAGCGCGACACAGTGGTGATCGGCCCGAACGAATTGCTGATGACGGCCTACACACGGATGAAGCTGTATGACGTTTCGCAGTTGCCGGTTATGGACGGCAACCGCCTCGTCGGTATCCTTGATGAATCGGACGTGCTGATGCACGTGCATGCCGACGAAGCGCGCTTCCGCGATTCCGTCTCCACCGCCATGATCATCGACCTACAGATATTGGACGTGCGCTCGCCGATCCAGTCGTTGTTGCCAGTGTTCGATCGCGGACACGTTGCCATCGTGATGGACGACGAGCAGTTCCTGGGCCTGATCACCCGCATCGATCTACTGAACTACCTGCGTCGCAAAGTGCACTGA
- a CDS encoding YdcH family protein, whose protein sequence is MFEDQQPTAVEALMKTDAEFRRLYQRHKELDSKVHDADIGVLPIDDTTLHGMKVEKLHAKEKLQRMWDSRAQTRPIN, encoded by the coding sequence ATGTTCGAAGATCAGCAGCCAACTGCTGTCGAAGCCCTTATGAAAACCGATGCAGAGTTTCGCCGGCTCTACCAACGGCATAAGGAACTCGATAGCAAGGTGCACGATGCCGATATCGGCGTGCTTCCCATTGACGACACGACGCTTCATGGAATGAAAGTTGAAAAACTCCACGCCAAGGAAAAGCTCCAGCGCATGTGGGACAGTCGAGCGCAAACGCGCCCTATCAACTGA
- a CDS encoding DUF4398 domain-containing protein — MVHTFSPLQVCGSRIRAVAPALMLAVTLSLGGCASVPPPDNAMNQAQAQLQSARNAGAETYDPVDFGFAQDKFQQAQFAMADRKYAQAADLADESRADATLARTKAMLAAARAQIQSKTDANGQLRAQNEEAQSENDQHYQQQRAQLAAQQAAAQQPAVSDDNDGDHGGNPASGATSPVPPSSIPTLPTQAPMQQDMPAPSSSVLGNPNPQPQQQGQGFQTLPDSGQQNQGGQL, encoded by the coding sequence ATGGTGCACACATTTTCCCCGCTACAGGTATGCGGTTCGCGTATCCGTGCGGTGGCTCCGGCGTTGATGTTGGCGGTGACGTTAAGTCTTGGCGGCTGTGCCAGCGTCCCCCCGCCGGATAACGCGATGAATCAGGCCCAGGCGCAGTTGCAGTCCGCCCGCAATGCGGGGGCCGAGACCTACGACCCGGTCGATTTTGGCTTCGCGCAAGACAAATTCCAGCAGGCGCAGTTCGCCATGGCCGATCGCAAGTATGCTCAGGCGGCAGATCTGGCCGACGAGTCGCGGGCCGATGCGACGCTTGCGCGTACCAAGGCCATGTTGGCCGCGGCACGTGCCCAAATTCAATCCAAAACGGATGCAAACGGTCAGTTGCGAGCACAAAACGAGGAAGCGCAGTCGGAAAACGACCAACACTACCAGCAACAGAGAGCCCAGTTGGCCGCCCAGCAGGCCGCTGCGCAGCAGCCGGCGGTTAGCGACGACAACGATGGTGACCATGGTGGCAACCCGGCTTCGGGTGCCACGTCGCCAGTGCCGCCGTCAAGCATTCCGACGCTTCCGACTCAGGCGCCGATGCAACAGGATATGCCGGCCCCGTCGTCCTCGGTGCTCGGCAACCCGAACCCACAACCCCAGCAACAAGGGCAGGGCTTCCAGACTCTGCCTGATTCTGGCCAGCAGAATCAGGGAGGCCAGCTATGA
- a CDS encoding PilT/PilU family type 4a pilus ATPase — MDIGYFLRLMVDKGASDMFLTTGAPVNIKVEGKLYPLGNTGLPSGMVKKIAYSLMDEGQVPQFERDLELNMALAVKETGRFRINVFKQRGEVGMVIRAIKSEIPSIDQLQLPAIFRELIMEPRGLILVVGATGSGKSTTLAAMLDHRNSNTPGHILTIEDPIEYLHRHKKSIVNQREVGLDTHTYHEALRNAMREAPDVIMIGEIRDTDTMEAAIAFSETGHLCLATLHSNNADQTLERILNFFPESAHKNVLMNLALNLRAVISQRLVTGEDGRRLPAVEVLLNTPLIRDMIRRGQIHEVKEAMDRSLQEGMQTFDQSLYKLYKSGRVELEEVLSKADSRDGLALKIRLSEGGSAENAELAGNDPYGLGF; from the coding sequence GTGGATATCGGTTACTTCCTTAGGTTGATGGTGGACAAGGGCGCGTCGGACATGTTCCTAACGACAGGGGCCCCGGTGAACATTAAGGTCGAGGGCAAGTTGTACCCACTCGGCAACACCGGGCTACCCAGCGGCATGGTGAAAAAGATCGCCTATTCGCTGATGGACGAAGGCCAGGTACCTCAATTTGAGCGGGATCTGGAACTCAACATGGCGCTGGCGGTGAAAGAAACCGGCCGTTTCCGTATCAATGTGTTCAAGCAGCGCGGCGAAGTGGGCATGGTGATCCGCGCGATCAAGAGCGAGATTCCCAGCATTGACCAACTACAGCTCCCGGCGATTTTCCGCGAGCTGATCATGGAGCCGCGCGGGCTGATCCTGGTGGTGGGCGCTACCGGCTCGGGCAAGTCGACTACGCTGGCGGCGATGCTCGACCACCGCAACAGCAACACGCCCGGTCATATCCTCACCATCGAGGATCCGATCGAGTACCTGCACCGCCACAAGAAGTCGATCGTTAACCAGCGCGAAGTGGGGCTGGATACGCACACCTATCACGAAGCCCTGCGCAACGCGATGCGTGAAGCGCCGGATGTGATCATGATCGGCGAAATCCGCGACACAGACACGATGGAAGCCGCCATCGCCTTCTCCGAAACCGGTCACTTGTGCCTGGCGACGCTGCATTCCAACAACGCCGACCAAACACTGGAACGCATCCTCAACTTCTTTCCCGAATCGGCACACAAGAACGTGCTGATGAATCTTGCCTTGAACCTGCGTGCGGTGATCAGCCAGCGCCTGGTCACCGGCGAGGACGGTCGCCGCCTGCCGGCGGTGGAGGTGCTGCTCAATACGCCCCTCATCCGCGACATGATCCGCCGCGGCCAGATCCACGAAGTGAAGGAGGCGATGGATCGCAGCCTGCAGGAAGGCATGCAGACCTTCGACCAGTCGTTGTACAAGCTCTACAAGAGCGGGCGCGTCGAGCTGGAAGAAGTGCTGTCGAAGGCTGACTCGCGCGATGGCCTGGCGTTGAAGATCCGCCTATCCGAAGGCGGCAGTGCCGAAAACGCCGAACTGGCGGGTAATGATCCGTACGGGCTGGGTTTCTAA
- the maiA gene encoding maleylacetoacetate isomerase has translation MSSDLVLYSYWRSSAAFRVRIALNLKGLSYETRAVHLVREGGEQHSPAYVALNPQQLVPTLVDGDRVLTQSMAIVEYLNETHPLPPLLPKDPAARARARALAQVVGCDIHPIGNLRVFQELGKQFGASDEQKAVWMRHWIVTGFQALEAMLANSKDTGRYCHGDSPGLADIYLVPQVYNARRWKVPLDDFSNILRIDAACATLQAFRDAMPEQQPDAQTPSS, from the coding sequence ATGTCATCCGATCTCGTCCTTTACAGCTATTGGCGCTCCAGCGCTGCTTTCCGTGTGCGCATTGCGCTGAATCTAAAGGGTTTGAGTTACGAAACGCGCGCAGTACATCTGGTCCGCGAGGGAGGCGAACAGCATTCGCCAGCCTATGTGGCGCTTAACCCGCAGCAGTTGGTGCCGACCCTGGTCGACGGTGATCGAGTACTGACGCAATCGATGGCTATCGTCGAATATCTGAATGAAACCCATCCGCTGCCACCGTTGCTGCCGAAAGATCCGGCCGCGCGCGCGCGCGCGCGCGCTTTGGCGCAGGTGGTGGGTTGCGATATCCATCCGATCGGCAATTTGCGCGTATTTCAGGAACTGGGCAAGCAATTCGGTGCCAGTGACGAGCAGAAAGCAGTGTGGATGCGCCATTGGATAGTCACTGGCTTCCAGGCTCTCGAAGCCATGCTGGCCAATAGCAAGGACACCGGACGCTATTGCCATGGCGATAGCCCGGGGCTGGCCGATATATACCTGGTGCCGCAGGTCTACAACGCCCGTCGCTGGAAAGTACCGTTAGACGATTTTTCGAACATTCTGCGCATCGATGCAGCGTGCGCGACACTGCAGGCGTTCCGCGATGCGATGCCGGAGCAGCAGCCGGATGCACAGACGCCATCGTCGTGA
- a CDS encoding phosphoglycerate kinase → MSVTRMSNLDLHGKRVLIREDLNVPIEKGRITSTQRLDASLPTIKAARDVGAKVMVISHLGRPKEGQFDAESSLAPIAKWLGEHLGTSVRLVADYLNGVDVANGEVVVLENCRMNIGEGKDDESLSKKYAALCDVFVMDAFGTAHRAQASTHGVIKFAPIAAAGPLLCNELDALGKALEHPAHPLLAIVAGSKVSTKLTLLENLIGKVDQLIMGGGIANTFIAATGHSVGNSLYEPDLIPAAKKVLADAKRRGAEVPMPVDVVVAPEFSAHAPATVKLVDQVKDDEMILDIGPETAKLYAALIAKAGTVVWNGPVGVFEFDAFGKGTEVLAHAVADSKAFSIAGGGDTLAAVDKYGIADKVSYISTGGGAFLEFLEGKELPAVAALKTHGAK, encoded by the coding sequence GTGTCCGTCACCCGTATGAGCAACCTCGACCTGCACGGCAAACGCGTGCTGATCCGCGAAGATTTGAACGTGCCGATCGAGAAGGGCCGTATCACCTCCACCCAGCGCCTGGATGCCTCGCTGCCGACCATCAAAGCCGCACGCGATGTCGGTGCGAAGGTGATGGTGATCTCGCACCTGGGCCGTCCGAAGGAAGGCCAGTTCGATGCGGAATCTTCGCTCGCACCGATCGCGAAGTGGCTGGGCGAACATCTCGGCACGTCCGTACGCCTGGTAGCCGACTATCTCAATGGGGTCGATGTCGCCAACGGCGAAGTCGTGGTGCTGGAAAACTGCCGTATGAATATTGGCGAGGGCAAGGATGACGAGTCGCTGTCCAAGAAATACGCCGCACTGTGCGATGTGTTCGTGATGGATGCCTTTGGCACCGCGCACCGTGCGCAGGCTTCCACCCATGGCGTGATCAAATTTGCGCCGATCGCCGCGGCCGGCCCACTGCTGTGCAATGAACTCGATGCGCTAGGCAAGGCACTGGAACATCCAGCGCACCCGCTGCTTGCCATCGTCGCCGGCTCCAAAGTGTCGACCAAACTTACCTTGCTGGAAAACCTTATCGGCAAGGTGGATCAGTTGATCATGGGCGGCGGCATTGCCAATACCTTTATCGCTGCTACCGGCCATTCCGTAGGCAACTCACTGTACGAACCGGACCTGATCCCTGCCGCCAAGAAAGTGCTGGCCGATGCCAAGCGCCGTGGCGCTGAAGTGCCGATGCCGGTGGACGTGGTGGTGGCGCCGGAGTTTTCCGCGCACGCCCCAGCAACGGTCAAGCTGGTAGATCAGGTGAAGGATGACGAAATGATCCTGGACATCGGCCCGGAGACAGCCAAGCTCTACGCTGCACTAATCGCCAAGGCTGGCACCGTGGTATGGAATGGCCCGGTCGGCGTATTCGAATTCGACGCCTTCGGCAAGGGCACGGAAGTGCTGGCCCACGCGGTGGCCGATTCCAAGGCATTCTCGATTGCCGGTGGTGGCGACACACTAGCCGCCGTCGACAAGTACGGCATTGCCGACAAGGTTTCCTACATCTCAACCGGCGGGGGCGCCTTCCTGGAATTCCTGGAAGGCAAGGAGCTACCGGCGGTTGCCGCACTCAAGACACATGGGGCCAAATAA